In the genome of Phycodurus eques isolate BA_2022a chromosome 22, UOR_Pequ_1.1, whole genome shotgun sequence, the window GCCGATGACGGCGAAACAATGGCGGCTCGAACTGCTCGGCcgaaggaaaaaaagcaaacccCAAGTGAGCACCTGGATTTGTTCGAAGGGGACCTCGAAGCTGAAGGACTCGTTGTAGTACGGGTTGAGCGTGTTCTTCTTGATGgtggtcttcttcttcttcagacgCTTGCCGTTCTGCATCAGGTGGATCTTCACGTACGGATCTGCGGCGCGACAGCGACACTTTTAGGCAACGTCCCGCGCGCCTTTCGTACACGGCACCCGCGTCCCCGCGCCATCGCCAATCGGGAAACGAAAGCCGCCGTCGCGCAGACGTCCCGTGCGGCCGCCGCAAAGCGTCGTCATAGCTCGACGGAGCGCACCTCCTCGCCGCTTTACAGCCGCGCGTTATCGCTGCCATTCTACGCACGGGTGGCGAGCGCGGGATTATtacgggaggaggaggagagcggGAGGAAGGTGGCGACCGACTGTGTTGCATGCTGGGAGTTTGTTGCTTTGCCCAATGAACATCAAAGCAGGTTAAAAATAGAACGCCTGTCATCTTTGCCGCCCTCACGTCACTTTGGATCGGTCGCGGTGCGCCCGCGGGCGACTTgtacccccccccacacacacacggacgtcGTGTGTCTTAAATGTCTGAAGTAAAAAGTCGCATGCTGCACTTCTCCGTGTGAACTTTGTAGGCCAAATAGACACTTTTGAGGCGGCAATTTTGCAGcatctctgtgtgaaagtggCTTAAAAGCCCTACAAAGGCCCTTTGAAGTCCCTCATCTTTTTTTACTTTCGTACTTTACTCCCCCCCCACCGCGCTCTACAGTGCGCGTAATTTGCGCGAGGCGTTTATTTGCGGCAGACAACCACAGGAGAGCAGGCTTGCGTCGCACTTGGGAGGAAGTGTCCCCAAAAAGAATGATTAGTGATTACACGCGCGTTAAACGCTAATGCGTACGTGTCCTTGCGCGGGCCCTAATCACGGGCGCTAAACAGGACAACAATGGAAGACGCGACCGCCGCGCCATCCGCCACTTGTCCGACTCCGCCGCCGCCGTGCCGGCTTAATGATTGCGATTACGCACCCGCCCATTATTCCCACCGAAGTCAAGGATGCAATTTGGTGTTGTGTTCAGTGCATTTTGAAAAGTAGTGAGCAACGATTTTGCAAATTTCACCGGACTTTTTAGAACGACATCAAAATCCCAAAATAGCGATTAGGGAGTCGGGAACgatgaatgattccgaacgcgGCGACTGCATTCGGAATCATTCATCATTCCCCTTCCAGGTCggacttttgacaggatgttaCGCCGATCTCGCGCCAACCCGTCCGAGTGTTGCCGAGCGGACCGGGAGGCTCGTTATTGCATCGAGTTGTTaagcttgcattgtggaatGCGCCTTGCCGTCTGTTGAGCCCTTTTGACACAGAAACACTATAAAACGCAAGAAAAAACTCTTCTCGCTGCGTATGCCGTCAAGAGTCTTCAACaaaggtaaaagtgatgttaaatgttcatttatccacGTCGCCGGTCATTTATATTCATGTCACACTGTTTTTGTACGTAAAGTCGTAGTTATTctctctaaaatgtattttttgttcctATTTCTGAGTGTCTGTAACAGATTAATTGGATTTATAATATTTCCTATGGGCCATATTGCTTTGGATTTCATACGATTGGGTTTTCGTCAGACTTTGTGTACAGGGATGAAAATATAGTGACCTTTCTTTGTGCCCACTATGTAAAAAATCCTCAGCGCCAACTGACCTGACAGGCCGCCCACGTCCATCTTCTTCAGGTTCTTGGCCTCCAAGGACCACCACGGTGAGCTTGCCGGCAGTGGGCACGTAGCGCAGGGAGAAGCAGATGTCGCCCAGCTTCTCTTGCTGTGGCAGAAAAAAGTCCATTccacttttttgtgacatttttgtttggcgtGAGTTTCCAGTTTGTGCCTcgactcaataaaggttgggaaacgccGCTTTAAAGAGTCATTATGCTGAATTCAGTCAAGCGCGTCTGAAGATGTTTTTTGGCTTTTAATGAGCTCTAGCTGGCAACTTTGGCCATTTGTAATAAAAGCGTTGACATCATAAATCAAGAATGCATCGGTGTTTAGCAGCTAATAGCGGCGCCACACAGCAGAACCGGTTAGAGATAAAGTGaagcccaaaaaacaaaaaaaaaggcggcgttcgtttgacattttatttcccgggtaaaaaaaaaataaaataaacaagtcTGACTAACAAGCTAAAGCTCGGGTCCATTAAATGCGATCATTAGCGACAtccaaattgaaatgaattaattCAGTCACTAAACATCGCAAGAGGAAACCGTGTTGCCGTAACGCATCATTCGCAGACAACGGCGGAAAGTCGGGGAAGCGGAATTTGCGGAACCGCCCCCAGGCGGGGTTGCGCGGGCGCCGGGCGAGGCGTCGGCTTTCAACTTCAAATGCGGTGACCCGGTCGCCGCGCGCTGCCGCAATTAACCTTTAAATGCAGCGGCTGGTGGTGCTAAGCGGGTTGCCGTGGCAACACGCGAGGGTGCGCCATGACATTTAGCGTGAAAATTGAATCCCCTGAACTGTTGCCGGCAAAGTCACGGCCGGTATTAATTGAAGGGGAAGAGCGTGGACGTCTGATTAAGCGGCGTTTGGCGCTCACCTCCTCCTTCTCGGCGCTCTGCAGGTCTCGCCACTCCTCCGTGATGTGGCTGAAGTCCACCTTGTTCATGGGCACCTTGATGTCGCCGATGGCGTCGTGCTTGGAGAAGCGGTCGAAGTCGTACACCGTCATCACCAGCGTCTTCCCGCCCAGCTCCACGTAGGGAACCTGAACGCGACACCACAATGGGAAGTGTGCGCCGACGGTTTCTGGCATGTGCGCCGTGTGCGGCCGCACACGGCGGCATCGCTCTATACAAATCCCAAAATAGTGATGAGGAGTCGGGCTCGGAGGCTGGAATTTGTGTGATGCGGCCACTCTCCTCCCAATTAAAAGTGGAACGGCGATCTCCTTTTTAATTAGCCACCTCGTAGCGACTGCAGTACAGTGACACCGGCGGTCGCAAACTGCGTCGCAGGGGTGCGGGCCATCAAACGTGCAACAGCGGCATCGTAAAATAATTGACAATTAAAGACTGTATGCTAACGCTAATGGCGGTCTGGTTCAAGCCTCTGTAGTTAGCGTGATAAAACAGGATGTCTGGCGAAATACTggctttttggggagggggtcTGCGCCGTCTTCCCTTTTTGTACGTACAGTAGCACCTAGCTAATTTTGCAAATCGCGGAAAAACCCTGAGTAATTGACACCTGCGTTAACAGTTTCTCAAAATTGCCTGTATTATTAGTGTGAATAAACTGGAAATATTCCACAAACTAGGATCCCAAAACAAGttcatatcatttcaaactcatcttagacccttaaaaaaagactttgattatttgattttggaaGAATGCACCTGAAGTAGGAATGTGCAACTTTGCACTAACAACTCGGGctcaacttagctcctcccccaCTTACAAAGCTCCTCTCTCCTTGGAGATGTGCCACTTCCACAGATTTTCTTGACGCCAACTTCTTTTTTACGACGCGGCTTTGGCAATACCTCTCAGCATCTTAGGGTTATTTTAGCGAAACAGGACGGGTCCCGCGGACAAAAACGCAAATAGGTGAACTTGTGACGAGCGAATCTGCGGGAAATTGCAGTACTTTCCAATCGAGCTGTCAAAAAAAGGACGGCGAGCACACAGTTTCCTTGGCGCCGAAGAGCGCGAGCTTCGCATCGGTGCCGGCGTCGGCTCGGCACGTGGCGCCTGGCCGTGTGAGCTATTTTGTCAGGAGCTCGTCAAAGCGCCGGCTGGCTGCCGTCCGCATGCAAACGGGCGCCGGGAACAACGAGAAGCGGGCGATCTCCGCGGGGAACGCTACCTTGAAGGTGAACTGCTCGTTGAAGACGGGGTTGAGAGTCTTGCGGTGGACTTTGGTCTcaaacttcttcttcttgtcggGCAGCAGGTAGACCTTGACGTACGGGTCGGACGTGCCGCCCATGTCCATGGCGGGAAGCTCGGCCGCCTGGATGATCCCTACGATCAGCTGAGGAAAAGACAAATCTCGTCATCccggatgatgatgattatttccCGCCTGGACGATGGGATACTTCTGGCTGCGACCAGTTATATTGCAGTTTGTGATTTGCTTTTTTGAaaagaattgaaatgccatttatctgCCCAAACAGCGCGATTTAATCTTTTacatattttgaataaataaaaatagcaccGTATTGTGTAAAAACACTGGAACGTCTTTGCGGCCTTACTGACAAACTTGTGCGCAATTAGCCTTACGTGGCGGGACGGCAGAGGGGTGATTTCAACTCCCGTCGTTCACAAAGCCCCCAAAACCACCAGCGTGACCTCGGAACGCGCACAACGCTTGTAATCGCACCCGTCGCACGTGGCCCCGTTTGCACATCTGCTCCGGTGTTTGCGCTGCTCTCCATCCAGGCCGCTACACGCTTCAGTTTAACAGGCTTAACTGCACTGATGCATCATGGGCCGGCTCAAGCGCAACCGCTCACTCCCGCGTTCAGAGATCAAAAAACTCTGAAAAACGAACGCGCTGTAACACTGACACAGTGGCTGGAATTGCTGCTGTTTGTGGGGTGGTTCGCTGTGCCTGGGATGCGTGAGATTCAAAGTGGAACGTCAGCCAGGTATAATAATTCGACATTTCGGCGCAATGGCGGTAGGCCCACACAGGGGGTTCCCAAAGTGTGTTGCGCGCAACCCCCCGGAGAGCCCGTCACGGTGGTCTGGTACAAACATTTTCTCgataaaatgccatttttaacGGCACACAATGGGATCTCCGTGCTTCATTTGCATTGTTTGCGCGTCCTTTCGTCTCATTTGCTCTGCCACGAAtcgaggggggggggcggcggcgATATTTGGCGCGGCGGACGGGAAGACAAATGGGACATTTCTCCGGACGCACACCAGGAGGTCAGAAAGCAATCGTCCGTGTCCATCGGGTGTTCGCCGAAGCTGCCCGAGGATTAAGAGGGAAGCGTTTCCACCAAGCCTGCAGGCGACTGCGATAAACGGCCGCCTCCTTGGTGGCCATTGTCGCGCGCCGTCCCTTCATTACGCTTTAGCTGCACCGCGTGCGGCGCTTATTAGCAGCGTCATCGCAGAGTGCTGTAAAATAGGATATTGTCCACATAAAAGCCCCTTTCTGTGAAATGACtccataatttgtctttgtGAAAGTAATCCTTGACTGAGCACTAATGGTGTGTGTTCCTTTGACTTTTACAAGAGTCATTAAGCATTCGGCGCTCTTTCACTTGAGCGCTGACAAAGGCCACCAGTGAAAATCATCTGCAGGAGGAACACTCCACAAAGGAGACGAAGGCTTGTGCACACTCGGTAGAACAGagttttttcttgaaatttaCTGTAGCACATTCATAGCTTTTCCTTGTGTGAGAGGAATGGGGGGGGGTTGAAGAAAGAAGTGTTCACGTCGACCCAAGAAGTGTCTGTTTTCCGAGGCACTATCGGCAGCTGTGTGAAAGTGAGGTATCGCTTTAAAATGATGTTCATTCATAAGTGTTCCGTTTTTTTCGATGCTGTAACAATGCGTGAGGAGTAGCACATCGCTCCCGCTGGGGTCGAGCGAGATAAGATACACGATCGTCCATCATTCTGACGGGAGGAGGGGAAGGGAACGTCACGCACACGGGGAACAGAAATAAAGGGAATAACGGAAAGCCAGACCAGGGGCTTGAAATCAAACGGCAAATTTACCGGTGTCCGGTGTTGTATCAGACCGTGGACCGTGATCGTGTGACAGGGACGAGGGAAAGGCCCGAGTCACTCAAGTGAAGGGAAGAGCGGAAAGCCAGAACAAGGGTGTGACTTATCTTTTTATCCGATTGCACGACACTGCAAAGTCCTGCTTGGCTGACACGGCCAAAAAAAGGGTTTCCAACAGTTGTTTACCGGCTGTCACTCCAAATGCTTGCTTCCGAGACAAATGCAAACTATCCTGCGTCTGAGCTAATTGCGCTCCCGTCGGCCGCGCTCACAGCGGGGGAATCGGCTCGTCCCCGTCGGGGCAGGACGGCGTGTGCGGTCACGCGTCTCTTATCCGTCGCACAACATCTGGGCGGCCGTTGTCGGTCTTGCGTCGTCTGCTTTTTAAAAGTCAGCCGGCGGAAACAAATAAAGCAGACGGAGATCCGCCGGGGGAATGTTTTCCCGATCAGCcggaaacaaaccaaaaataccAGGCGGGCCGGAACGCCGCAGCCTCGCTGGGAATTCCTGCGAACGAACAACAGCCGTGGACTTTGTTAAATACTCGAGAGGCAAAATAACTCGATAATAATTCCTACTTTGGGGGACATTGCGACATCAATGTACCCGAAAAAGAGAGGGAAAACTTGAGTTATTAAAACCAAGTAAAACCACAACGGCCGGCTTCATTCCTGAttgtgctataaaaaaaaaaaaaaaaaaaaaagaaaaagaattgcGCAGCAACCAAATTTGACAGTATCAGTAACTGATGTTCACCGACATCTctactggaaagaaaaaagaaaaagggcaaAGGGGTAGAAAGTaacaattaaacaattaaaGTAACAATGAGTGGCTCCATTCATGAATGTTGTGACTCTGACTGCACAAACTCGGACAGTGACAAGAGCGATGATGCGATACTAAAACATCTTTAATACAATTTGATATCAATGGAATGGGAGAAGCACTTGGTTTACTACAACAAAGTAACAACAGTCGGCTCCATTCTCGATGGTGTTGAAAAGCAAAGTCACAgtgaaacgaaaaaaaaaaaagctgaaatacGCGCAACTGCAAGATGTCGGACAGCGTCGGTATCCGTCGTGAAAAAGTTACGATTGTCGGCTCCGCTCACGACGATGTTGCAGATCTGCGACAATAAATATATTGGGTTGGGGGATCCCTACCACCTGTTGCAACCCGAGAGGGAGAAGGACAGGGACGAGTAAAGCCAAAGGAACCGAAGGCCAACAATATTCTTGGCTACGTTGAAAAACGTGACTGCGCGTCATCGGACGTCGGAAAGTATCAATACCCGATGTTGACGTTTCGATTTTGGAAAAGTGTCAGAAAGACTCACTAAAAGCAAGTAACGACGGTCGGTTCGGCTTCATTTTCAAAAGCAGGTGGGCACAGACACGAGGGCACGCTCGACACGGCACGATCGATACGCCGATAGCGTTTGGCGAAATCTCATTTGGGGCATACTTACGACAAACACACCAGACAAGCGAGGCGGCGTCTCACCGTGTTCTCGGTGAAATTGTAATCCAGCGAGTACTGTAATTTGCCCAGTTTCTGCTCCTCCTTGGGCTCGACCTCTTTCTCCGTTTCCGTCAGGCCTGTCTCGGCGTCCTCCTCATCCTTCAAGGCCTGGAGGAGACACCCACCAAGAGTCAGTGCCGGCGGCGCCGCTCCCCCCTCCGCCGGCTCGGCGGACCGACTCCTGCGAAGGCTGCCGTTTGTTTTATGACGTTcgaagggaggaggaggaagggggaaGCAAGCACTAAAACACACAGCGGTTAACACGGGAACATGCTCCGAGATGCACTAAAGTCTCGCTCCCCTGATGGCGCGTCGGAAGGAAACATGGCAGACGGCACCCGAGATGAGAGCAACGGGCAGGCATTGAgaagaaagacacacacacagagaagagggggagggggagagggagagagagagagagaatcttCTGGAAAGAGATCACAGTTGCCTTGGTGTCAGTTCAAGTCAGATCAACCTTTGAGAGCGAGTAGCCTGggtgggggagggagggaggtggtGGTGATAgtgctggtggtggggagggtgAAGTTGGCAACAACATGCGGTCGAAGAGTCAAAAGTCATTCACTCGGCATCGGAACTTGCCGTCCAAGAGGTttctttttgggttgttttgctCGTTCTGCATGCACAGCATTCTCTGTGGTGCGCCCGTGTCACCCCGACCCCTTCTCCACTATTTACACCCtcaaacatcatcatcatcagcagcagcagcagcatcgtcatcatcgtcatcatcatcatcatcatcagtgtcacCCTAAAGCAGAGGTCCTCAATTGGCATGTAGCACCTTGACCGGCGCTTGGCATTGCGCCACGCCGGTTAGCAAATGGGCGGGCAAGCGGATTTTCATTCATACCGACTGGACGCTATTCACTCTACTTTTACGACATTTTTCAAAAGCATTTGTTTCACAAAAACTTTATTGATCCGTTCAGtgaaaatcaacaacaattGAGTCGAGTTCAAGTCGAGGCAGCGCCGCATTTGCGAGTGGATGCGCGCGAGGCGAGAAAGCAGCGGCGAGtttttaaacaagaaaatatAAGGAAAaaagaccccccaaaaaagagagCAACAgagtgaaaagtaaaaaaaatggaatttaaaatgtatttatgtattttttttaaagtggtcgAGATTGTTTCTATAGGATAAATTTGGCAACGCTCACATTATCTTTCAGGCACTTCAGTTGACTTCACGTCGGCGTGAGGACGGTTGTTTTCCAACAGTCGATACGGTTAAGCAAGTGCGTGCCAGCGGGTGCGTGCCAGGCCGGCAAGCGgctttaaaacaagaaaatggaAAACGCCGGTTCAACCGGTTTGGTCGTTTATATTCTGATTGCTTacatacaaaattattttgcaaatgtaGCAACTCCAAAAGTTTATTTGTCTTTAGCTTTATTCAATATTGCTGTAACTTTCGATTACTTCATTCATTTTCGGGCtgaattaaaatgttcatcGAAAATATTATTCTGATAAAATACCATCCATTACGAGGGTccgggagagtttttctcccgATTGTTTAATTGAGGACCCCTGCCCTAAAGATCCGTCGCCATACACCCCCGCGAGCCCCCTCTCTCTTGCCAAGGCGCCATCCAAGCGTCATGCCAGCAAACGGGTGCTTGCGTAAATacgttcgggggggggggggggtggcgggCGGGCGGGCCCCGTTCTTTGTCGTCAATCGGCCAGTCCGCTCCGGTGAAAGCAAAAGGCCGAACAACACCGATCGGTGTCTGGGTTGGTCTCCCgctgagaaaacaaaaaaactcaatcCAATTGACACTCGGGCGGATTTGGTAGTTGCGTCGTGTCGAAAAAGGCGGGAGACACGGCAACCGATCGGTGTCGCGCAGTCCCGTCTTATCGTACGTGTGGTATATATGCGCATATGCGGCATGTAcgcacatatatacagtacagatatacatgtactgtatgcatagTTACATATATTTGGGTTCAAGTTGGGTTGTCGTCAAGAGGCTATTAGAAAACCGTCAAAACATCAGAGCAGCAGGCTTAAGAAGATCCAACAGCAATCGGGAAACCTACCGCCAGTGACCATCCCGCACAGTCATCAGACACAACACAGATAAGGAGGACATAGAAGGaagaaacacaaattaaaacaaccacacgcAGGCGCAACAGGAGCAACACCGCGAGAAATGAGGCGGGGAATTCAAATGATATCGATATTGATATGCTTCACGTTATCAAGACACACACTGGCGGCGACGAGGTTAGCGCGCTAGCTGTTAGCATTCGCAGATACAAATATTTGGCCGTCGTTTCTCGGGGTGTGCGCCGCTTCATTACCTCATTACGTCCTCATTAGACAAAatcaaaaagatgacaaaaatctGAAATGAATCACTTGAATCATTTTAAATCGTAATCATTTTTTAGCCATTTTATGAACACCTTACAAGGAGAGCAAGTGTGTTCGCTGTGTTCGGAATACAACACAGGTGTGAAGCACATCTGACTAAAGGAATTGCCTGGAATTTCTCATTTCTCCATTTTGTTTGCTATTATTCTGAGCACAGCTGTCGTGTGTAAAAATACATATGTTGCAGTTACAGTCAATTTGGACGGGCCGTTACCTCGGTTTTGGCCCCGTCCTTGACGTCCTTCATGTTGATGGCGTTTTTGCCTTTGTCCTTGcccttcttcttgttcttcttcttgaaGATCCACTTTTTGCACACGCAGAAGCAGCAGGCCAGCACCAGGATGACGGCCACGAAGGCGATGGACACGACGGCCCACGACGGCACTGCGGAGAGGACGCACGTCGCGTCGGATTTTAACGTCGGGATGGCTCGGTGCCGGCTGTCGAAACGGCATCGGAACGGTCCGGGCCGAACGCGTTTAACGAGATGagggattccccccccccccccgagcagCTGTGCGATTAACGTGGCTTGTTAAATGCAAATCGCACGTGCGCGTGTCCTATAAGTGCAGCATAGCGACGCTTTTCAGATGGCCGCCGAGTGAGGTCGAGGAGGACGAGTAGGCGGACTTTCGACTTTTCGGTGAGTGGTTCATCCGAGCGGCAAACTATAAAATGCTGCTGTTGACAGTTGGAgtacaaaagaagaaaagtgcATTTTGCTTGGAGGgatactttgttgttgttgtttttttcttttcttttttgtttggagATGAGCGCTGGGTACTGTGGAAGGATCAATGGCTCGTCGACTAAAATCAATGAGTTCTTTCTTCCAGAGAGAAAAACAATCGTCGGCGCTCTAAAACGACTCCGGTGCGCACGAACGATTTGGGCCTCGCATCACAGCAAACCCCCCGAACATCTGTTCAGATTATACTTATACCTGTATATAATCATACATCATATTATACCCATAGTATATCTACATTAaacctatatactgtatatattataccTATACATATCACTGTTATGCTCACGGCTATTATACTTacacagcggtgccttgacatacaagtTCAACGTATTCCGCGACCACACTATAACTCAAAaaggaaatgaatggaaaagcgGGGAAAGCCTCTTCGCTAACACTCGAAATGAAACCCGTTGAACGCTTACGCCTTGAACGCCTTTCGTTGCTCACACGACGGCCAATGAAAGGCACTTCGCTGTTCCTTAATTAAAGCCAGCCCGAGTCCCAGAAAGCAATAAAAGCCTCCCCTAATTAACGACATTGTGTGAGTGCCTTCTCTCcagagaaaaatagcacaagTGTGAGAGAGCGCGAGGGGAATAAAAGGCGCCACGTTAAGCCCTTCAACTGCTTATCTGTCGTCACAGCAGAATGCGTGGTGAACACATAAAACAGGTCCGACTCACAAGCTTCAAATAGTTCCAGATTTTTCCATTAGTATTTTGAGAGGTATTCACTGAAGAATTTTGATGACTGTGCTTGTAGTCTTGTTTTTCTGTGGACATTTTGTGTATGATGTGTAAAAcaatccatacaaatgacaatttgtattatttcttattcataataaaaatattatatttatataataacattatatctataatattattatataatatataataatattttgtatgatcaatttgttattattatttgattattattatttttctattatcCTATCCTATTAGCTATACTATTTTGACTCCATGATACATAGATACTCTAAAACTGGACATCTTAATATCATTCCAAACATTACCCATCGAAGAAAAGAAGTGCGCATGCAGCAAAGACTCTGTCATaacttccgctaacaacccaggctaatcTCCGCTCCTCCCTGCGATACAAAACTTTCTTTCAGTCGAGATAAAACACTTCAGCATATTCCGAACAGCAATTCTCATTTAGACAGGGCTTCAGTGTCATCTTGTTGCATTTTATCGCACTTCAGCAACAGCAACCAAAAAACACGACGAGGCCctcagaaaaaaagaagcaaatatGGGAATGCACTTTCAATAACAGTTGAACCCTGGAAGTTACATATTTTGATGCCCTGCCTCAGTATAATCTGATTCagcacatgtatttaaaacgGAGTTTTAACATCCACCATGCTGCACTAATCCAATGTGGCAGCAGCCTGTCGGGTCAATTAACCTTCGCCGATACGTCTTGTTATGACGACCGGGAGCGGCGGTGCGTCCGCGGCCTCGTCTCCCCATGCGCTGGGGGTGCTTGTTTCGGCAGACAACATGGCGCCGG includes:
- the syt1a gene encoding LOW QUALITY PROTEIN: synaptotagmin-1a (The sequence of the model RefSeq protein was modified relative to this genomic sequence to represent the inferred CDS: deleted 1 base in 1 codon) — protein: MNESRREALAAAPAPTAASSSSSSSSSNTTNVAGRPGAGPKDEAFSKLKDKFMNELNKIPLPSWAVVSIAFVAVILVLACCFCVCKKWIFKKKNKKKGKDKGKNAINMKDVKDGAKTEALKDEEDAETGLTETEKEVEPKEEQKLGKLQYSLDYNFTENTLIVGIIQAAELPAMDMGGTSDPYVKVYLLPDKKKKFETKVHRKTLNPVFNEQFTFKVPYVELGGKTLVMTVYDFDRFSKHDAIGDIKVPMNKVDFSHITEEWRDLQSAEKEEQEKLGDICFSLRYVPTAGKLTVVVLEAKNLKKMDVGGLSDPYVKIHLMQNGKRLKKKKTTIKKNTLNPYYNESFSFEVPFEQIQKVQVVITVLDYDKIGKNDAIGKVFVGLNSSGTELRHWSDMLANPRRPVAQWHVLKPEEEVDAQLSTKK